From the Quercus lobata isolate SW786 chromosome 6, ValleyOak3.0 Primary Assembly, whole genome shotgun sequence genome, one window contains:
- the LOC115993957 gene encoding F-box protein At5g67140: MCVKKMGEEAEIDRLPIDLLAHIFVLITSFTDLAQARSVCKKWKQGVKQSLARRETLSFAGWRMDDDSTARLVRHAYNLKELDISRSRWGCQISDNGLCQISLAKCVSNLTSISLWGMTGITDKGVVQLISRANSLQHLNIGGTFITDESLFAIANNCPHLKTIVLWSCRHVTESGLLVLVNKCRKLESINVWGTRVPVDCFLGLLTISPALQIKSRLMLDVGSASLWPVV, encoded by the exons ATGTGTGTGAAGAAGATGGGGGAAGAGGCAGAGATTGATCGTTTACCCATAGACCTTCTGGCTCATATCTTTGTTCTCATCACTTCCTTCACTGATTTGGCTCA GGCGAGAAGCGTGTGCAAGAAATGGAAGCAGGGGGTGAAGCAGTCTCTGGCTCGGAGGGAGACTCTGAGCTTTGCTGGTTGGAGGATGGACGATGACTCCACAGCCCGCCTTGTTCGCCATGCCTACAACCTCAAAGAGCTTGACAT TTCAAGGAGCCGTTGGGGTTGCCAAATCAGTGACAATGGACTATGTCAAATATCTTTGGCAAAATGTGTCAGCAACCTGACTTCCATATCTCTATGGGGTATGACAGGGATCACAGACAAAGGTGTTGTTCAACTG ATATCCAGAGCTAATTCCTTGCAACACCTCAATATTGGAGGTACATTTATCACAGATGAATCTTTATTCGCCATTGCAAATAACTGTCCACATTTAAAG ACTATAGTCCTGTGGAGCTGCCGTCATGTAACCGAGAGTGGTCTTCTTGTTCTTGTAAATAAATGTCGAAAGCTTGAATCTATCAATGTATGGGGGACCAGAGTTCCTGTTGACTGCTTCCTTGGTTTGCTTACCATTAGTCCAGCCCTTCAGATAAAATCCAGACTGATGTTAGATGTTGGAAGCGCTTCTCTATGGCCCGTTGTATAA
- the LOC115995489 gene encoding PI-PLC X domain-containing protein At5g67130 codes for MLACSAEHRSVCRVSAIAFLSLFTLFFTTSTACSNGNCQVLEACSAATDCGTGLYCGNCPALGKTQPFCVRGQTTIPTSIINGLPFNKYTWVVTHNSFSIVDAPPLAGVQRLTFYNQEDTVTNQLRNGVRGLMLDMYDFDNDIWLCHSFRGQCFNFTAFQPAINTLKEVEAFLNDNPTEIVTIIIEDYVHTPKGLTKLFTNAGLDKYWFPVSKMPTKGEDWPTVTQMVQDNHRLLVFTSVATKEAEEGVAYQWRYMVENEAGDPGVVKGSCPNRKESKRLNSRSASLFFQNYFPTYPVQSEACKEHSNPLAEMVGTCYKAAGNLMPNFVAVNFYMRSDGGGVFDVVDRMNGPTVCGCSTVTACQAGAPFGSCKNVTVPNTSPVTNTAGSFTGSVQFSSSASTVLSPSCLILFFFCFPLMKFLL; via the exons ATGTTGGCGTGTTCTGCAGAGCACCGTAGCGTGTGCAGAGTTTCTGCTATTGCTTTTCTCTCACTCTTCACTCTTTTCTTCACCACTTCCACTGCTTGCTCCAATGGAAACTGCCag gTTTTGGAAGCTTGTTCGGCTGCCACTGACTGTGGAACAGGTCTCTACTGTGGCAACTGCCCTGCTTTGGGCAAGACCCAACCCTTCTGCGTCAGAGGCCAAACTACCATACCCACTTCTAtt ATTAATGGGCTTCCCTTCAATAAGTATACATGGGTGGTGACTCATAATTCGTTTAGTATTGTTGATGCACCACCTTTGGCCGGTGTTCAGAGACTCACATTTTACAATCAAGAAGACACTGTGACCAATCAGCTCAGA AATGGAGTGAGGGGATTGATGTTGGACATGTACGATTTCGATAACGATATCTGGCTCTGCCATTCATTTCGAGGGCAATGTTTCAATTTCACTGCATTT CAACCTGCTATAAACACTTTGAAGGAAGTGGAGGCATTCTTGAATGATAACCCAACGGAGATTGTGACCATTATAATTGAGGATTATGTGCATACTCCTAAAGGGTTGACAAAGCTGTTCACCAACGCTGGTTTGGACAAGTATTGGTTTCCAGTATCCAAGATGCCCACAAAGGGTGAAGACTGGCCCACTGTGACTCAGATGGTACAAGATAACCATCGGCTTCTGGTTTTCACTTCTGTCGCTACAAAGGAAGCAGAAGAAGGAGTTGCTTACCAATGGAGGTACATGGTGGAAAATGAGG CTGGAGATCCTGGGGTGGTAAAAGGTTCATGCCCAAATAGAAAAGAATCAAAGCGGTTGAATTCAAGAAGTGCGTCTCTTTTCTTTCAGAATTACTTCCCAACATATCCAGTTCAGTCTGAAGCTTGCAAGGAGCATTCAAATCCACTGGCTGAGATGGTTGGTACCTGTTACAAAGCAGCAGGGAATTTGATGCCTAACTTCGTGGCGGTCAACTTTTACATG AGGAGTGATGGAGGAGGtgtgtttgatgtggtggaTAGAATGAATGGTCCAACAGTATGTGGGTGTAGCACCGTGACTGCCTGCCAG GCTGGAGCACCTTTTGGATCATGCAAGAATGTTACTGTACCTAATACAAGTCCAGTAACCAATACTGCTGGAAGTTTCACTGGATCTGTTCAGTTCTCAAGCTCTGCCTCCACAGTCCTTTCTCCAAGTTGcttgattcttttctttttttgttttccattgATGAAGTTTTTGTTATGA
- the LOC115994951 gene encoding probable E3 ubiquitin-protein ligase RHG1A isoform X3 — MNGQGSTSNSFPQMFYVDHGPDVNNLGFLQNNVFATDASVHDRHSVIGHVGQSSSSLNAQYQSSAQELLGRHGWLSSASASDRTGQRFQGRHSELNVAPFQEVANIIPNNDQVTNRLSIMQGANSGALPWNIDLNAFNESNNRDFNQDMGEGLSLHLFKPDGLEADQNPHSSNSSIPHIISSGLARHMLEENDGRESLSLEGRRLPCKRRAPQDAPGLMSLGESSSTAQGSGNSEWQAVPTQGNANSSLNISTPLIIPPNISQTEHLENRLDIGLTGAFSGVHRTSSGAGQAQGSQRNIRLRRGANVQDFVPPSMVVSGTPRNSHLHSSAQPYVFFPFDRSANSGSAATSQVNATYPVHPSAHVPIALQHLRPSPWSDLMRLRHGVGSMPPVHAVNGGDTLQQELNSMNIPWNTLLTPETERGNVGQNPRYFSNVNRNSNFPRTIANGSRNGTLSVAPFTVAPTRVPEPNMAESSGQGGYYPLNLRTSPALRGMELSTRAGHVRPPQIRLRSELIAARLGRQASGHPENPPALQSISASQSSSRLVAELNVCWLMVTCGELYDVKHC, encoded by the coding sequence ATGAATGGTCAAGGAAGCACCTCCAACTCATTTCCTCAAATGTTTTACGTTGACCATGGGCCGGATGTCAACAATCTTGGGTTTCTTCAGAATAATGTGTTTGCAACTGATGCTTCAGTTCATGATAGGCATTCTGTTATAGGCCATGTGGGCCAATCTAGTTCCAGTTTGAATGCCCAATACCAGAGCAGTGCTCAGGAGTTGCTCGGCAGACATGGATGGCTTTCTTCTGCTAGTGCCTCTGATCGAACTGGTCAAAGGTTTCAAGGAAGGCATTCTGAGCTAAATGTTGCTCCTTTTCAAGAGGTTGCAAATATAATCCCAAATAATGATCAGGTCACAAATAGGCTATCAATTATGCAAGGGGCCAATTCTGGTGCTCTCCCTTGGAACATAGACTTGAATGCCTTTAATGAGAGCAATAACAGAGATTTCAACCAGGATATGGGGGAAGGTTTAAGCCTGCACCTTTTTAAACCTGATGGACTAGAAGCTGATCAGAATCCACATTCCAGCAATTCTTCTATCCCACACATTATATCTTCTGGACTTGCAAGACATATGTTGGAAGAAAATGATGGCAGAGAGAGTCTATCATTAGAAGGTAGGCGGCTACCCTGCAAAAGAAGAGCACCTCAAGATGCTCCTGGACTAATGTCTTTGGGTGAAAGTTCAAGCACTGCACAAGGTTCTGGAAATTCTGAATGGCAAGCTGTTCCCACTCAAGGAAATGCCAACAGCAGCTTGAATATATCAACTCCTTTGATTATTCCTCCAAATATAAGTCAAACAGAACATTTGGAGAATAGACTTGACATTGGCCTAACGGGAGCATTTTCTGGTGTGCACCGAACTTCAAGTGGGGCAGGACAAGCACAAGGTTCCCAGAGAAATATCCGTCTGAGGAGAGGTGCAAATGTACAAGATTTTGTACCACCTAGTATGGTGGTGAGTGGGACCCCAAGAAATTCTCATTTGCATTCATCCGCTCAGCCATATGTGTTTTTTCCGTTTGATCGATCTGCGAACTCAGGCTCAGCAGCAACATCACAAGTTAATGCGACTTATCCAGTGCACCCTTCTGCGCATGTTCCTATTGCATTGCAACATCTTCGGCCTTCCCCATGGAGTGATTTGATGAGGTTAAGACATGGTGTGGGATCCATGCCTCCTGTTCATGCTGTCAATGGTGGTGACACTTTGCAGCAAGAACTGAACTCAATGAACATTCCATGGAACACCCTACTTACTCCTGAAACTGAAAGGGGAAATGTGGGACAGAATCCCAGATATTTTAGCAATGTCAATAGGAATTCAAACTTTCCTAGAACCATTGCTAATGGTTCTAGAAATGGAACTCTTTCAGTCGCTCCTTTCACAGTTGCTCCTACCAGGGTTCCTGAACCCAACATGGCTGAATCTAGTGGGCAGGGTGGTTACTACCCACTAAATTTAAGGACTTCTCCAGCATTGAGGGGAATGGAGCTTTCAACAAGAGCTGGTCATGTGAGACCTCCTCAAATACGTCTGAGGTCAGAACTGATAGCAGCAAGACTTGGGAGACAAGCTAGTGGTCATCCTGAAAATCCCCCTGCATTACAGTCCATCAGTGCCTCTCAAAGCAGTAGTAGACTGGTAGCTGAG
- the LOC115995011 gene encoding caffeoyl-CoA O-methyltransferase-like produces the protein MAPTQEEQQNEAGRHQEVGHKSLLQSDALYQYILETSVYPKEPEPMKELRELTARHPWNIMTTSADEGQFLNMILKLINAKNTMEIGVYTGYSLLATALALPEDGKILAMDINRENYELGLPVIQKAGVAHKIDFKEGPALPVLDQMIESGTYHGTFDFIFVDADKDNYLNYHERLIELVKVGGLIGYDNTLWNGSVVAPPDAPLRKYVRFYRDYVLELNRALASDRRVEICQLPVGDGITLCRRIS, from the exons atggctCCCACTCAGGAAGAGCAGCAAAACGAAGCTGGCAGGCACCAAGAAGTTGGCCACAAGAGTCTCTTACAGAGCGATGCTCTTTACCAG TATATCCTTGAAACCagtgtatatccaaaagagcCAGAGCCTATGAAGGAGCTCCGGGAATTGACAGCAAGACATCCATG GAACATCATGACCACCTCAGCCGATGAAGGACAATTCTTGAACATGATCCTAAAGCTCATCAACGCCAAGAACACCATGGAAATCGGCGTCTACACTGGTTACTCGCTACTTGCCACCGCCCTCGCCCTACCGGAGGATGGAAAG ATATTGGCAATGGACATCAACCGTGAAAATTACGAACTGGGTTTACCTGTAATTCAAAAAGCTGGCGTGGCTCACAAGATTGATTTCAAAGAAGGCCCTGCTCTTCCAGTTCTTGACCAAATGATTGAGTCT GGAACGTACCATGGAACATtcgattttatttttgtggacGCAGACAAGGATAACTATTTGAACTACCATGAGAGGCTAATTGAGCTTGTGAAGGTTGGTGGACTAATCGGCTACGACAACACCCTATGGAATGGTTCTGTGGTGGCCCCACCTGATGCACCTCTTAGAAAGTACGTTCGATTTTATAGAGACTATGTGTTGGAGCTCAACAGGGCTTTAGCCTCTGATCGAAGGGTTGAGATTTGCCAGCTTCCCGTTGGTGATGGCATTACTCTGTGCCGCCGCATCAGCTGA